Proteins from a genomic interval of Rubinisphaera italica:
- a CDS encoding RNA polymerase sigma factor yields the protein MALTPLDRDLIARCLRREPAAWQKFIDRFLALFVHAIRHTADCQSYRLTDEDIDEIASEIMTTIVANEFQVLRQFRGKSSLATYLAVIARRVCVRDISRRRKQSTVPITENTDHEKSVTNGHSIERELINRDQLEHLIGSLSMHEGKIVRAYHLDGLSYAEISKRYNIPENSIGPVLTRAREYMKRIG from the coding sequence ATGGCACTGACACCTTTAGATCGTGATTTGATAGCAAGATGCCTCCGCCGAGAGCCTGCGGCCTGGCAGAAGTTCATCGATCGCTTTCTCGCATTGTTTGTGCATGCCATTCGTCACACTGCTGATTGTCAAAGTTATCGCCTGACAGATGAAGATATCGACGAGATCGCTTCTGAAATTATGACGACCATTGTCGCCAACGAATTCCAGGTACTCCGTCAGTTTCGTGGCAAAAGTTCTCTGGCAACATATCTGGCTGTCATTGCCCGTCGTGTTTGTGTGCGAGATATTTCCCGAAGACGTAAACAGAGTACGGTTCCGATCACTGAAAATACGGATCATGAAAAATCAGTAACGAATGGGCATAGTATCGAACGCGAATTAATCAATCGCGATCAACTCGAGCATCTGATTGGCTCCCTCTCGATGCATGAAGGCAAAATTGTGAGAGCCTATCATCTCGATGGTCTCTCCTATGCGGAAATCAGCAAGCGCTACAATATCCCCGAAAACAGCATCGGCCCAGTCCTCACCCGCGCCCGCGAGTATATGAAGAGAATCGGCTAA
- a CDS encoding Gfo/Idh/MocA family protein: MQSPVRWGILGTARITRRVAPAIQSAPAAKLIAIASRSEEKAKAWAEKYECPQIVESYEQLLERDDVDVVYIPLPPHLHAEWTIKAAQAGKHVLCEKPLALNALEAETMVNACQQAGVCFEEGVMWYHHPRATQIRDILNQGRLGEIRRVTSAFSFPWQSSVEPSEEYRFKQEQGGGSLMDLGWYCVGASLWTLGMLPEEVFGREVLDGSVDESFSGWMRFANGAEAAFDCSRNMTSRRWIEIAGTEGSIVCDDFTRPWQEEKTRFWIHDAQGNAEVVNCEAATQETCLIENFSQRILTGQLDNQQSLGLKTQQVMDRLLKSAKSKRNENEF, translated from the coding sequence ATGCAATCACCCGTGCGCTGGGGGATATTAGGGACGGCTCGCATCACACGGCGGGTTGCTCCTGCCATTCAATCTGCTCCAGCTGCAAAGCTGATCGCCATTGCCAGTCGATCTGAGGAGAAAGCAAAAGCGTGGGCTGAGAAATACGAGTGTCCGCAGATCGTCGAAAGTTACGAGCAACTGCTGGAACGCGATGATGTCGATGTGGTTTACATTCCATTGCCACCGCATCTGCATGCGGAGTGGACCATCAAAGCAGCTCAGGCTGGCAAGCATGTGCTTTGTGAAAAGCCATTGGCACTGAATGCGCTCGAAGCCGAGACGATGGTGAATGCCTGCCAACAGGCAGGGGTTTGTTTTGAAGAGGGGGTAATGTGGTATCATCATCCACGCGCCACTCAGATTCGAGATATTTTGAATCAAGGACGCCTGGGAGAAATCCGCCGTGTCACCAGTGCATTTTCCTTTCCCTGGCAAAGTTCTGTTGAGCCCTCTGAAGAATATCGATTCAAGCAGGAGCAGGGGGGCGGTAGCCTGATGGATCTGGGCTGGTATTGTGTGGGGGCTTCCTTGTGGACACTGGGGATGTTACCCGAGGAAGTTTTCGGCAGAGAAGTTCTGGATGGATCTGTCGATGAAAGTTTTTCAGGCTGGATGCGATTTGCGAATGGAGCCGAAGCTGCCTTTGATTGCTCACGAAATATGACATCTCGTCGTTGGATTGAAATTGCCGGGACAGAAGGCTCGATTGTCTGCGATGATTTCACGCGTCCCTGGCAGGAAGAGAAGACGCGATTCTGGATTCATGATGCTCAGGGAAATGCCGAGGTTGTGAACTGTGAAGCCGCTACTCAGGAAACGTGTCTGATTGAAAATTTCAGTCAGCGAATTTTGACTGGGCAGCTTGATAATCAGCAATCACTAGGGCTGAAGACTCAGCAGGTGATGGACAGGTTGCTGAAGAGTGCGAAGTCAAAGCGAAACGAAAACGAATTTTGA
- a CDS encoding DNA gyrase/topoisomerase IV subunit B, protein MATATPSNYKASDIEVLEGLEAVRRRPSMYIGGVDHRGLHHLLWEVIDNCVDEFLAGHADTIKVTLHKDGEALTVGDNGRGIPVDKHPKYKKSALEVILTTLHAGGKFSDKNYARSGGLHGVGSSVVNALSSEMVATVHRDGFEWIQRYKRGRPTTPVKKAKPFKGHGTLIYFRPDDEIFRRIAFSTETIRQHLEDISYIHAGLKIRFTDEAKNETDEFYQPDGIKAYIEKLTKDEKKKPVHEVIFSTEKDDGQVKTELVLRWTEATDEQIRSYVNGIRTHAGGTHLNGVRSGILKAVKNYMDVHNVKPKGVSISAEDIREGMLGVVSVFHGDPMFQGQTKEKLNNPEVASIVEGLVRPTLETWLNNNASIADSILGRIILAARARQASRDAVAQVKRKTPGGKRTSLPGKLLDCRSNDAGESELFIVEGDSAGGTAASGRNSRTQAILPLRGKVLNTESLKINKVLANQEISDLVETLGAGVGANFDIHKLRYNRIILLMDADADGYHISTLLLTFFYRHMPELIRQEKLFIAQPPLYRITTSKESMYALDDMHKEQILASLAANRKVEISRFKGLGEMDASQLKETTLDPAKRVLLKVEIESQVDADETFHQLFGKDASERYRIIMSESALADDLDV, encoded by the coding sequence ATGGCGACTGCAACACCATCTAATTACAAAGCGTCCGATATTGAAGTTCTCGAAGGACTCGAGGCGGTTCGGCGGCGGCCTTCGATGTATATTGGCGGGGTCGATCATCGTGGGCTGCATCATCTGTTGTGGGAAGTGATCGACAACTGTGTCGATGAATTTCTCGCCGGTCATGCTGATACGATTAAAGTCACGCTGCACAAAGATGGCGAAGCGTTGACCGTCGGCGATAATGGTCGCGGGATTCCAGTCGACAAGCATCCCAAATACAAGAAGTCTGCACTGGAGGTGATCCTCACCACACTGCATGCCGGGGGAAAATTTTCGGATAAGAACTACGCCCGTAGCGGGGGATTGCACGGCGTCGGTTCTTCCGTCGTGAATGCCCTTTCTTCCGAAATGGTCGCGACGGTGCATCGGGATGGTTTCGAATGGATTCAGCGTTATAAACGCGGTCGACCGACAACACCTGTCAAAAAGGCCAAGCCGTTCAAGGGGCATGGGACGCTCATTTATTTCCGTCCGGATGACGAAATCTTCCGGCGGATTGCTTTCAGTACCGAGACGATTCGTCAGCATCTCGAAGATATTTCCTACATCCACGCGGGCTTGAAAATTCGTTTTACGGATGAAGCGAAAAATGAAACGGACGAATTTTATCAGCCGGACGGAATCAAAGCCTATATCGAAAAACTGACAAAAGACGAGAAGAAAAAGCCAGTTCATGAAGTTATTTTCTCAACCGAGAAAGATGACGGTCAGGTCAAAACAGAACTCGTGCTCCGCTGGACTGAAGCGACAGACGAGCAGATTCGCAGCTATGTGAACGGCATCCGCACCCATGCTGGGGGAACGCATTTGAACGGCGTTCGTTCGGGGATTCTGAAAGCCGTCAAGAATTATATGGATGTGCATAATGTGAAGCCGAAAGGTGTCAGCATTTCTGCGGAGGATATCCGCGAAGGAATGCTCGGAGTGGTGTCGGTTTTTCATGGCGACCCCATGTTTCAGGGGCAGACCAAAGAAAAGCTGAACAACCCGGAAGTGGCGTCGATTGTCGAAGGACTGGTTCGGCCAACGCTCGAAACCTGGTTGAATAACAATGCCTCGATTGCGGATTCAATTCTCGGAAGGATCATTCTGGCTGCCCGGGCACGTCAGGCAAGTCGGGATGCTGTCGCACAAGTAAAGCGAAAGACGCCCGGTGGCAAACGAACCAGCCTGCCGGGAAAACTGCTAGATTGTCGTTCGAACGATGCGGGGGAATCAGAACTGTTTATCGTCGAAGGAGACTCGGCTGGTGGAACCGCGGCTTCCGGTCGCAACTCGCGAACACAAGCGATTCTTCCACTTCGCGGAAAAGTCCTGAATACGGAATCTCTGAAGATCAATAAGGTACTTGCCAATCAGGAAATTAGCGATCTGGTTGAAACACTCGGGGCAGGGGTTGGAGCCAATTTTGATATTCACAAACTGAGATACAATCGCATCATCCTGCTGATGGATGCCGATGCGGACGGTTATCACATCAGTACACTCCTGTTGACCTTCTTCTATCGGCACATGCCGGAGCTGATTCGTCAGGAGAAACTTTTCATTGCCCAGCCGCCGTTGTATCGAATTACGACTTCCAAAGAGAGCATGTATGCTCTGGACGACATGCATAAGGAGCAAATCCTGGCATCACTGGCAGCCAACCGGAAAGTCGAGATCAGTCGCTTCAAAGGTCTGGGCGAAATGGATGCCTCGCAATTGAAGGAAACGACGCTCGATCCGGCCAAACGTGTGCTCTTGAAAGTCGAAATCGAAAGTCAGGTCGACGCAGACGAGACGTTCCATCAGCTGTTCGGCAAGGATGCGAGCGAACGCTATCGGATCATCATGTCGGAGTCGGCGCTGGCAGATGATCTCGACGTCTAA
- a CDS encoding amidohydrolase family protein has protein sequence MSSYSNLISRRSCLQLAALMATKATLGWADDQSKQSFVDAHVHVWTPDTTAYPLGPDYDVQDMQPKSFTPEELMTHTKPAGVDKIVLIQMSYYQFDNSYMLDTIAKNPDTFRGVAIIDHEKDDASETMKKLQKQGATGFRLYADAAATSQWLTSKSMAAMWKTAADNGQAICLLANPDALPNIEKLCRKFPKTTVVVDHFGRIGVDGTIRSKDLDNLCRLAQQENVYVKTSAFYALGKKQPPYEDLGPMIKRLRNTFGAKRLMWASDCPFQVENNHNYAASIALIKDRLDFLTDEDKDWMLSKTAQHVYWS, from the coding sequence ATGAGCTCATATTCAAACCTCATTTCACGTCGCAGCTGCCTGCAACTGGCCGCACTGATGGCAACAAAAGCAACCCTGGGCTGGGCTGATGACCAGAGTAAGCAGTCATTTGTCGATGCTCATGTCCATGTCTGGACTCCAGACACCACTGCATACCCTCTGGGGCCAGATTATGACGTACAGGACATGCAGCCAAAAAGCTTCACTCCTGAAGAATTAATGACTCACACCAAACCTGCAGGAGTCGATAAGATCGTTCTGATACAGATGAGTTACTATCAGTTCGACAACAGCTACATGCTGGATACGATTGCCAAAAATCCAGACACGTTTCGTGGTGTTGCCATTATCGATCATGAAAAAGATGACGCTTCTGAAACGATGAAGAAACTGCAGAAGCAGGGTGCGACAGGATTCCGGCTATATGCGGACGCCGCTGCGACCTCGCAATGGCTTACTTCAAAATCGATGGCTGCCATGTGGAAAACCGCAGCCGATAACGGACAGGCAATCTGTCTGCTGGCGAATCCTGATGCACTCCCCAACATTGAAAAGCTTTGCCGAAAGTTTCCCAAGACCACCGTGGTCGTTGATCACTTCGGGCGAATTGGTGTTGATGGCACGATTCGATCCAAAGATCTCGACAACCTTTGCCGACTGGCTCAACAGGAAAACGTATATGTCAAAACTTCGGCCTTCTATGCTCTCGGGAAAAAGCAGCCTCCTTACGAGGACTTGGGTCCGATGATCAAGCGACTCCGCAATACATTTGGTGCAAAACGGTTGATGTGGGCCAGCGACTGCCCATTTCAGGTTGAAAACAACCATAATTATGCCGCTTCCATTGCCCTAATCAAAGACAGGCTTGATTTCCTGACCGACGAAGACAAGGACTGGATGTTGAGTAAAACGGCCCAACATGTCTACTGGAGTTAG
- a CDS encoding 2,3-bisphosphoglycerate-independent phosphoglycerate mutase, giving the protein MNFHDLTRQLQRQSESKIVLLVADGLGGLPMKPGDKTELETAITPNLDALAKRGTLGLSTPVLPGITPGSGPGHLGLFGYDPVVYNIGRGVLEALGIDFELGPKDVAIRGNYCSLDEEGKISDRRAGRIGSDVGAKLCKKLDKIEIPGVEVFVRHVKEYRLVIVFRGEGLEGDVHDTDPQRTGVEPLEPTARSEGSAKTVEIAKQFLAQAREILKDDFPANFLTLRGIAKKPDIPTYEEVYGTRSAAIAVYPMYRGLARLVGMDVLDAGQTLDDQCARLEAAWDDYDFFFMHFKYTDSTGEDGNFDAKVKRIEEFDAAIPKITGLNPDVIVVTGDHSTPSKMKSHSWHPVPTMIAADNCRYDACDTFGEATCLTGGLGQFPAKYLMSLALAHAGRLEKYGA; this is encoded by the coding sequence ATGAATTTTCACGATCTCACCCGTCAATTGCAGCGACAAAGCGAATCGAAAATTGTTCTTCTGGTGGCTGATGGTCTGGGCGGTTTGCCCATGAAGCCCGGCGATAAAACCGAACTGGAAACCGCAATCACCCCCAATCTCGATGCCCTGGCCAAACGCGGAACACTCGGATTGAGCACACCCGTTCTGCCCGGAATTACTCCCGGAAGTGGTCCTGGACACTTGGGATTATTCGGCTACGACCCCGTCGTTTACAATATTGGACGAGGTGTATTGGAAGCATTGGGCATTGACTTTGAACTCGGCCCAAAAGATGTCGCCATTCGCGGAAATTACTGCAGCCTGGATGAAGAAGGCAAGATTTCCGATCGCCGAGCCGGTCGTATCGGTAGTGATGTCGGTGCCAAACTGTGTAAAAAACTGGATAAAATCGAAATCCCCGGCGTAGAAGTTTTTGTTCGACACGTCAAAGAATACCGGCTGGTCATCGTCTTCCGTGGCGAAGGACTCGAAGGGGATGTTCACGATACCGATCCTCAACGAACCGGCGTCGAACCACTGGAGCCAACTGCTCGATCTGAAGGTTCCGCCAAAACCGTTGAAATTGCCAAGCAATTTCTGGCTCAGGCTCGCGAGATTCTTAAAGACGACTTCCCCGCGAACTTTCTGACGTTGCGTGGAATTGCCAAAAAGCCGGATATCCCAACTTACGAAGAAGTCTACGGCACTCGCTCGGCTGCGATTGCCGTCTATCCGATGTATCGCGGCCTTGCCCGGCTCGTTGGGATGGATGTTCTCGATGCCGGTCAAACACTCGATGATCAATGTGCTCGACTCGAAGCCGCCTGGGACGATTACGACTTCTTTTTCATGCATTTCAAATATACCGATTCCACCGGTGAAGACGGTAATTTCGATGCAAAGGTGAAGCGAATTGAAGAGTTTGATGCCGCGATTCCGAAAATTACCGGCTTAAATCCAGATGTCATCGTCGTAACTGGCGATCACAGTACGCCGAGCAAAATGAAATCTCACAGTTGGCATCCTGTTCCCACGATGATCGCAGCCGATAATTGCCGCTACGACGCCTGCGATACTTTCGGCGAAGCCACCTGCCTGACCGGGGGACTTGGCCAGTTCCCTGCGAAATACCTCATGTCGTTAGCGCTTGCCCATGCCGGACGATTGGAAAAATACGGCGCGTAA
- a CDS encoding M20 family metallopeptidase, with protein sequence MKVERDNRDASMTSSTVHDPLGLLQELIAIPSVNPMGNDLSGPQFFEQELTKWLVGFFRELGTPYEIQPVADGRSNVIARLEIDSALPSIMLEAHQDTVPVDGMTIEPFAPLMENGRIYGRGACDVKGGMAAMLSTFARLVREGTTAGANVIMSCTCDEEYTAKGARHLAQQWSCDQESQTPVSSRPDFCIVAEPTDLNVIVAHRGVVRWKIQTHGRACHSSRPQDGHSAIYDMAHIVSALEKYAEALQENSEPHPLCGSSSLSIGKITGGTSVNIVPHLCEIEIDRRSLPGECSAKLLEDIEQFLRSETTVNFTFTPPWIDSPSLADDFNQNLAESLLNTINGIVDTPRVKQGAWYGTDASTFAAGGVPSVVFGPGSIAQAHTADEWIEIEQLRQACEIYYQFCKNPTGLSITL encoded by the coding sequence GTGAAAGTCGAACGCGACAACCGGGATGCATCGATGACTTCAAGTACTGTACATGATCCACTGGGTTTGCTGCAGGAGTTGATCGCCATTCCCAGTGTCAATCCTATGGGGAATGATCTCTCTGGACCGCAATTCTTTGAGCAGGAATTGACCAAATGGCTTGTTGGATTTTTCCGAGAGTTGGGGACACCTTATGAAATTCAGCCCGTCGCAGATGGTCGCTCAAATGTGATTGCCCGACTCGAAATCGATTCGGCCTTACCATCGATCATGCTCGAAGCTCATCAGGATACGGTGCCGGTCGACGGAATGACTATTGAGCCGTTCGCTCCACTTATGGAGAATGGAAGGATCTACGGGCGAGGTGCCTGTGATGTTAAGGGAGGCATGGCGGCCATGCTCTCCACATTTGCCAGACTTGTCCGGGAAGGAACCACTGCAGGTGCGAATGTCATCATGTCCTGCACCTGCGATGAAGAATACACTGCGAAAGGAGCTCGGCATCTCGCACAGCAATGGTCCTGTGATCAAGAGTCCCAAACTCCTGTGTCATCTCGACCAGATTTCTGCATAGTTGCCGAGCCAACCGATCTGAATGTGATTGTTGCTCACCGTGGAGTCGTCCGCTGGAAAATTCAGACTCACGGCCGGGCGTGCCACAGTTCGCGACCACAGGATGGCCACAGTGCCATTTACGACATGGCCCACATCGTATCGGCTTTGGAGAAATATGCGGAAGCCCTTCAAGAAAATTCAGAACCTCATCCTCTGTGTGGCTCGTCGAGTTTGAGTATTGGAAAAATCACCGGAGGGACGAGCGTTAACATTGTGCCTCACCTGTGCGAAATCGAAATCGATCGGCGATCTCTACCTGGTGAATGTTCTGCAAAATTACTCGAAGATATCGAGCAGTTTCTACGGAGTGAGACAACGGTAAACTTCACGTTTACTCCTCCCTGGATTGATTCTCCTTCTTTGGCAGATGATTTCAACCAGAATCTCGCGGAAAGCCTGTTGAATACGATTAACGGGATTGTGGATACACCAAGAGTAAAACAAGGTGCCTGGTACGGAACCGATGCCAGTACTTTTGCAGCCGGGGGCGTTCCCTCGGTCGTATTCGGCCCTGGCTCTATTGCTCAGGCCCACACCGCCGATGAATGGATTGAGATCGAACAACTTCGACAGGCTTGTGAAATTTACTATCAGTTTTGTAAAAATCCAACAGGCCTCTCAATCACGTTATAA
- a CDS encoding LysR family transcriptional regulator codes for MDSDQLHTFLKVAEFQNMTRAAKKIGLSQPALSRAIARLEEELGQPLFDRQARKVVLTDAGKVLQGRAVQLIAMLDDLKAEIRDDGETGRLRIAAIPTIAPYFLPDLLRTFSKDFPKACVHVREDVTTSILKACKQGEIDVAILALPVREKYLEVMELFEEELLLVMPTLHPLAKQKTITEKDIDSYPFILLQEAHCLSDNVLSYCSQRSVYPVSIERTSQLTTIQELVSLNHGISMVPEMARRIDQSPDRVYRSLTGSKPSRTIVAVWNPYRYQSRILKSFLEVLQKFA; via the coding sequence TTGGATTCCGATCAGTTACACACATTTCTGAAAGTCGCCGAGTTTCAGAATATGACTCGAGCGGCTAAGAAGATCGGTCTTTCCCAACCGGCTCTTTCACGTGCCATTGCCCGTCTCGAGGAGGAACTCGGTCAACCACTGTTTGACCGACAGGCTCGCAAAGTCGTTTTGACAGATGCCGGTAAGGTGTTGCAAGGGCGTGCGGTGCAACTGATTGCGATGCTCGATGACCTCAAAGCTGAAATTCGTGATGACGGAGAAACCGGAAGACTTCGTATCGCAGCTATTCCCACGATCGCTCCTTATTTCCTGCCCGATCTCCTTAGAACATTCTCCAAAGATTTTCCCAAGGCATGCGTTCACGTCCGAGAAGATGTGACGACATCGATCCTGAAAGCCTGCAAGCAAGGTGAAATTGATGTTGCGATTCTCGCGTTACCAGTCCGGGAGAAGTATCTGGAAGTGATGGAGTTATTTGAAGAAGAACTCCTGCTCGTCATGCCGACTCTGCATCCTCTGGCGAAACAAAAGACGATTACAGAAAAAGATATCGACTCTTACCCCTTCATCCTGCTACAGGAAGCCCACTGCCTTTCTGACAATGTCTTATCGTATTGCAGTCAGCGTTCGGTCTATCCGGTTTCGATTGAGCGAACCAGCCAGCTCACCACTATTCAGGAACTCGTCTCCCTCAATCATGGCATCTCGATGGTGCCGGAAATGGCCCGAAGGATCGATCAAAGCCCTGATCGCGTTTATCGCTCGCTCACAGGCTCCAAACCGAGCCGCACGATTGTGGCAGTGTGGAATCCCTACCGCTATCAAAGTCGGATTCTGAAATCGTTTCTTGAGGTGCTGCAGAAATTCGCTTAG
- the dcd gene encoding dCTP deaminase, translated as MILTGQEIKAQLGTNIVIEPYDEKRLNPNSYNMCLHNEILVYEEIVLDMQRPNRYTRYTIPEEGMVLSPNQLYLGRTVERTETRNLVPMLEGRSSIGRLGLFVHVTAGFGDVGFCGYWTLEMFAVQPIRIYPGVPICQIFYHTITGDVTEYASGKYQRNHDIQPSLLYKDFDQVNDKQMKLGFEEK; from the coding sequence ATGATTCTGACAGGCCAGGAAATCAAGGCACAACTGGGGACCAACATCGTCATCGAACCGTATGACGAAAAGCGTTTGAACCCAAACAGTTACAACATGTGCCTGCATAACGAAATTCTGGTGTACGAAGAGATCGTTCTCGATATGCAGCGGCCAAACCGGTATACTCGGTATACGATTCCTGAAGAAGGAATGGTGCTCAGCCCGAACCAGTTGTATCTGGGGCGGACGGTTGAGCGGACAGAAACCCGGAATTTGGTGCCGATGCTCGAAGGCCGTTCTTCGATTGGACGACTCGGATTGTTCGTGCATGTGACTGCAGGCTTCGGCGATGTCGGATTTTGCGGTTACTGGACTCTCGAAATGTTCGCCGTACAACCGATTCGTATCTATCCCGGTGTTCCAATCTGCCAGATCTTTTATCACACAATTACGGGTGACGTGACCGAATACGCCAGCGGCAAGTATCAGCGAAATCATGACATCCAGCCGAGCTTGCTGTACAAGGATTTTGATCAGGTGAACGATAAACAGATGAAACTCGGCTTTGAAGAAAAGTAG
- a CDS encoding PSP1 C-terminal domain-containing protein: MIDEVREPVLSQEYLVRFGRQSETVRCFGTEDAIPQRGDQVIVQTDRGERLATIMQKLPQPIFEESEANPQAILIRTASAEDMQREQELRQKADQEFGIWQERIDEWQVAVELVDLEWTHDGVRLLLYVLNDRGPECTKLALMTAAKGLGVVEVVPLSSNGIAAEKKSGGGCGSGGCGH; this comes from the coding sequence ATGATTGATGAAGTTCGTGAACCTGTTTTATCGCAGGAATATCTCGTCCGCTTCGGCCGACAGAGTGAAACTGTTCGCTGCTTTGGAACCGAGGATGCGATTCCTCAGCGGGGGGATCAGGTGATTGTGCAGACCGATCGCGGCGAGCGGCTCGCAACAATCATGCAGAAACTTCCACAACCGATTTTCGAAGAGTCGGAAGCAAATCCACAGGCGATTCTTATTCGCACTGCTTCTGCTGAGGACATGCAGCGAGAGCAGGAACTTCGCCAGAAAGCCGATCAGGAATTTGGCATCTGGCAGGAACGGATTGACGAGTGGCAGGTCGCTGTCGAACTGGTTGATCTGGAATGGACTCATGATGGCGTACGATTGTTGCTCTATGTGTTGAATGATCGTGGCCCCGAATGTACGAAACTCGCATTGATGACCGCAGCCAAAGGATTGGGAGTTGTTGAAGTGGTTCCCTTATCGAGTAACGGGATTGCTGCTGAGAAAAAATCCGGTGGAGGATGCGGCTCAGGTGGCTGTGGTCATTAG
- a CDS encoding Gfo/Idh/MocA family protein: MTEPTPISRRDLLKTSATVTAAVAASGISSRAYADSTETIQIALVGCGGRGTGAADNALNTQQGPVKLVAMADVFENRLSGSFNALSGRHSERMDVPDERKFIGFDAYKQAMDCLNPGDVVILTTPPAFRWVQFTYAIEKGLNVFMEKPVTVDAPTSRKMLELNEQAKAKNLKVGVGLMCRHCEARGELFDRIQSGEIGDLVLLRAYRQAGPTASAFVAPQDGEALTELMYQIKNFHGFLWASGGAFSDFLIHNIDECCWMKNDWPVMAKASGGRHYRGNYIDQNFDNYSVEYTFADGSKMFLEGRTMNGCDKEFASYAHGTKGSAVISTASHTPAKSRIYKGQSFTDDQLAWKFDRKEPNPYQLEWEHLMTAIRKDETYNEVERGVMASLVTSMGRMAAHTGRMVTRDQMLEHDHEFAPQVAELTLEGDAPVMMNEKGLYPIPMPGLKTKREY, from the coding sequence ATGACCGAGCCGACACCAATTTCCCGACGCGATCTGCTAAAAACTTCTGCGACGGTTACCGCTGCTGTTGCAGCCAGTGGGATTTCCTCACGAGCCTATGCGGACAGTACAGAAACAATTCAAATTGCACTGGTGGGCTGTGGAGGTCGAGGGACCGGAGCTGCGGATAATGCTTTAAACACACAACAGGGGCCTGTCAAACTGGTTGCGATGGCTGATGTTTTTGAAAATCGACTCAGTGGCAGTTTCAATGCATTGAGCGGGCGACACAGCGAGCGGATGGACGTTCCTGACGAACGCAAGTTTATTGGTTTCGACGCCTACAAACAGGCGATGGATTGTCTGAATCCTGGAGATGTTGTCATCCTCACCACTCCGCCTGCTTTCCGCTGGGTGCAATTCACCTATGCGATTGAAAAAGGCTTGAACGTCTTCATGGAAAAGCCGGTCACAGTCGATGCTCCGACCAGCCGAAAAATGCTTGAGCTCAACGAACAGGCCAAAGCCAAGAATCTCAAAGTCGGCGTTGGGCTGATGTGCCGTCATTGTGAAGCTCGTGGCGAACTGTTTGATCGCATTCAATCCGGTGAAATTGGCGATCTGGTTTTATTGCGTGCTTATCGTCAAGCCGGTCCGACCGCCTCGGCTTTTGTTGCTCCGCAAGATGGAGAAGCATTGACCGAACTGATGTATCAGATCAAGAACTTCCATGGCTTCCTCTGGGCGAGCGGTGGAGCATTCAGTGACTTCCTGATTCATAACATTGATGAATGCTGCTGGATGAAAAACGATTGGCCAGTCATGGCCAAGGCTTCTGGTGGGCGTCATTACCGTGGAAATTATATCGATCAGAACTTCGACAATTATTCTGTGGAATATACCTTTGCCGATGGCTCGAAAATGTTCCTGGAAGGCCGGACGATGAACGGCTGCGACAAAGAATTTGCCAGCTACGCACACGGCACCAAAGGCTCGGCTGTCATCTCGACGGCTTCTCACACACCTGCTAAGAGCCGTATTTATAAAGGGCAGTCGTTCACCGATGATCAACTCGCGTGGAAGTTTGATCGTAAGGAACCGAATCCATACCAGCTCGAATGGGAACATCTCATGACGGCTATCCGTAAGGATGAAACCTACAACGAAGTCGAACGCGGCGTGATGGCATCCCTGGTCACATCGATGGGTCGCATGGCTGCTCATACCGGCCGCATGGTTACCCGCGATCAAATGCTTGAGCACGATCACGAATTCGCCCCACAGGTTGCCGAACTGACACTCGAAGGCGATGCCCCGGTCATGATGAATGAAAAGGGACTCTATCCGATTCCAATGCCCGGTTTGAAAACCAAACGCGAGTATTAA